One genomic segment of Rhizobium sp. 11515TR includes these proteins:
- a CDS encoding AAA family ATPase: MRSLISLRSERQPLSLPIIVAQMAVRRAIRPFLSATCFVVAVKLQSLDDFEAYLAATRDLLDPFYAVSENGDRPVSVDCAKAISQSGWGLVQRFRNTNRAVLFYSDETQISAELGMVLDQRIVLHPPEPKLWMAAARELSLPMTAEEASYLATQSLHDIHAAMRRGRPISRVVRQMQSRTQPTRESEPPPRPENAKTRLEHLAGYGEAKVWGMQLAEDLRLWQQGEIEWRDVDRGVVLCGPPGCGKTTYALALANSCRVNFISESAAAWQAKGHLGDMLKAMRGAFKRAQDERPAILFLDEFDSFGDRRTNQNDPHHDYKRQVINGLLECLDPAGGREGVVVVAATNDADRIDPALLRPGRLEKVVEIPLPDEEARRAIIEYHLPGHELGDLTEFVRQSEGWTGADIEKLARDARRLARKSGRAVIRATDVTDAMPPSVPFTEEERFRLAVHEIGHAVVGHVLRPEALVKVWIRSGKSSKAAYGNLGETQFQDLIPYMGKACHFRDQIAILLAGMAAERVILGDHSTGAGGDAKGDLGLANDTATMMERSLGFGDDLLMDMGYGQRPWENMRRQDRQLQGTVRQRLDTELARATEILAERRVQVEALARLLSERQELSAAEIRHALDGEKTS, from the coding sequence ATGAGATCGTTAATTTCGTTGCGTTCGGAACGACAGCCCCTCAGTCTTCCAATCATCGTCGCACAGATGGCGGTGAGGCGGGCGATTAGGCCGTTTCTTTCAGCCACCTGCTTTGTTGTTGCCGTCAAGCTGCAGAGTCTTGATGACTTTGAAGCTTATCTAGCGGCGACCCGCGACCTTCTCGATCCTTTCTATGCAGTTTCCGAGAACGGTGACCGGCCGGTTTCCGTGGATTGTGCCAAAGCCATTTCCCAGTCGGGTTGGGGCTTGGTCCAGAGATTCAGGAACACCAACCGAGCAGTGCTTTTCTACAGTGATGAGACCCAGATCTCTGCCGAATTGGGAATGGTCCTCGACCAACGCATTGTGCTTCATCCGCCTGAGCCGAAACTGTGGATGGCCGCGGCCCGAGAACTCAGTTTGCCGATGACCGCCGAGGAGGCCAGCTACCTTGCCACTCAGAGCTTGCATGATATTCACGCGGCCATGCGCCGTGGAAGGCCGATTTCGCGTGTCGTCCGCCAAATGCAAAGCAGGACGCAGCCGACTCGGGAGTCGGAGCCGCCTCCGCGGCCTGAAAATGCGAAAACGCGTCTCGAACACCTTGCTGGCTATGGGGAGGCGAAAGTTTGGGGCATGCAGTTGGCTGAGGACCTGCGTCTTTGGCAACAAGGCGAGATCGAGTGGCGCGACGTCGACCGCGGCGTTGTCTTGTGTGGTCCTCCTGGGTGCGGAAAAACTACCTACGCCTTGGCACTCGCGAATAGTTGCAGAGTCAACTTTATCTCTGAATCGGCGGCTGCGTGGCAGGCCAAGGGCCATCTTGGTGACATGCTAAAGGCAATGCGTGGGGCGTTCAAAAGGGCTCAGGATGAGCGTCCGGCCATCCTTTTCCTCGACGAGTTCGATAGCTTCGGCGACCGCCGGACAAATCAGAACGATCCCCACCATGATTACAAGAGACAGGTTATCAACGGGCTTCTGGAGTGCCTTGATCCGGCCGGGGGAAGGGAGGGTGTGGTTGTTGTTGCCGCCACGAACGATGCGGACCGCATCGACCCCGCCCTTCTGAGACCCGGGCGTTTGGAGAAGGTCGTCGAAATCCCGTTGCCCGACGAGGAAGCGCGGCGGGCGATTATCGAGTATCATTTGCCAGGCCACGAACTGGGTGATTTGACGGAGTTCGTCCGCCAATCTGAAGGTTGGACAGGGGCAGATATCGAAAAGCTTGCCCGCGATGCGCGTCGCCTTGCGAGAAAATCAGGACGGGCCGTGATCCGGGCAACTGACGTCACCGATGCGATGCCGCCGAGCGTTCCATTCACAGAGGAAGAACGGTTTCGCCTTGCGGTTCACGAAATCGGGCATGCGGTTGTCGGACACGTTCTGCGACCGGAAGCCCTCGTGAAGGTGTGGATCCGGAGCGGCAAAAGCTCGAAAGCAGCCTACGGCAATCTCGGTGAAACGCAGTTTCAGGATCTCATTCCCTACATGGGGAAGGCTTGCCATTTCCGCGACCAGATCGCGATCCTTCTGGCAGGGATGGCAGCTGAACGGGTCATCCTCGGAGACCACTCCACGGGGGCGGGCGGCGATGCGAAAGGCGACCTTGGTTTAGCAAATGACACGGCTACCATGATGGAAAGGAGTTTGGGCTTCGGCGATGACCTTCTGATGGACATGGGATACGGCCAGAGACCATGGGAAAACATGCGCCGTCAAGATCGTCAGCTACAGGGCACCGTGCGGCAGCGACTGGACACGGAGCTAGCGAGAGCGACCGAAATCCTTGCGGAACGACGGGTACAAGTTGAGGCGCTGGCACGGCTCTTGTCTGAGCGGCAGGAGCTGTCGGCGGCGGAAATCCGGCATGCGCTCGATGGGGAGAAAACGTCATGA
- a CDS encoding P-loop NTPase fold protein produces the protein MSDSEVARVILLDEPSSEDLFHGKGHDRTASALAAAIRDFRRADRAIGLDGAWGSGKSSVVGIAERKLQDGNGKTKYHFFTFDIWKSQGSAFRRSFLERLVSWAKASFPNKTKTLTEIEKNIKGKTREVDTNSSPRLGLYGIGVLLSVPLLPVYLLWSKDIFDKLANKNNEADFLWSWPMVFIYVFLLITLVTAAFKYRKLPIADGGRWERIGLAISQTLLIGAKQFERQTVKQYIREVDPNDFEFQSVLREILGAIQDDHTRIIIVLDNIDRLPSEEIDEYWAMVRSIFSRSHTDGSGTKHSHITAIVPYDRNHIAPAKEQSNSSTLRAKELFAKTFDEVLNVAPPVMSNTREFFDQKVRQALPRFADEDGLFRVYLIFNWLIDKEGGKATPRQVIAFINEVSGLFALHSGRIPLPTAAAYLAVRDRLEASPSLLAKEKIVDDQLRSLAADASLDKHLASILFNVEPDLAFQLLLDAELRSAIGESTPDRLIALSNSPGFGVRIDEVFGNGVAEWRSAGRLATAIGNICDLLNTYNGDGADLVRQSAIEAFLATEAISTFEEVRFRKLIRTSAKEERTKIIEHLLSTIVARIGPPDKIDDVTGSRLASLFSTIAEEVHALDPTIGLEGIWKRVALPADLLLIFGFALASCTLEVTLAKLAKPTLDLSAEAEFLKQAAIDRPGDTFLVLGEFRKAGILTDDCLLTISTRLSTALMEESEDNDLFASQAKLMGKAWALMSLAARKKNDLSALQKDATFYENMHAAFSKSPESEALPFALLVLEEPYIGGKLGIPVRIAPNGQAISAAQEEFAWLTGVLNGDTLLADKQIDVFTNELNSYSRVPHWIFYGRDNPNNKLAPAVTRSAFANSKIPWIASVDIIRIYAYLKTILEAEIETILPGLGQRIAAGSLDKLTIDGLPLQLLSDTVKYAQTEWKTFHDRTAAVLDSVSKDEWLGHFIAGDNYFQLLIAKVQSSGYCPDSTEIRDSLLRFVLGVLDGTNAPAQAIYDPVLDAFDSNYHLEFFRLVREKVSGVSVETITTAAQIMPKLMVRVIQSGEKQKAEKENLIRFILWPALEGGVFTIIDAFLELPRKVVADFVRSSDKSVQDTLEPALRALLKRSDYQYVRRVTEHLQGRRSKTLIQTLFGLPAKDDDE, from the coding sequence ATGTCCGATTCCGAAGTAGCTCGTGTTATTCTGCTCGATGAACCCTCTTCTGAAGATCTCTTTCACGGCAAAGGGCATGACCGCACGGCATCGGCGTTAGCGGCGGCAATCCGCGACTTCCGTCGGGCCGATCGAGCTATTGGTCTCGACGGCGCTTGGGGTTCTGGAAAATCGAGCGTGGTTGGCATCGCGGAGCGCAAGCTTCAGGACGGGAACGGCAAAACGAAATATCATTTCTTCACTTTCGATATCTGGAAATCGCAAGGCTCTGCATTCCGACGCTCGTTTCTCGAAAGGCTTGTCTCATGGGCGAAGGCGAGCTTTCCAAACAAGACCAAAACACTGACCGAGATTGAGAAGAATATCAAAGGCAAGACCCGCGAGGTCGATACTAACAGTAGTCCACGCCTCGGTTTGTACGGAATTGGCGTACTCCTGTCTGTTCCCCTGCTTCCCGTCTATCTACTATGGAGCAAGGATATTTTCGACAAGCTGGCCAATAAGAACAACGAAGCCGACTTTCTTTGGTCGTGGCCGATGGTCTTTATCTATGTATTTCTGTTGATCACACTCGTCACCGCCGCGTTCAAATATCGAAAACTTCCAATCGCAGATGGCGGGCGTTGGGAAAGAATTGGCCTGGCGATCTCGCAGACCCTTCTCATCGGCGCTAAACAATTCGAACGCCAGACGGTCAAACAATACATCCGGGAGGTTGACCCGAATGACTTCGAGTTCCAATCCGTGCTGCGCGAGATATTGGGAGCAATCCAGGATGATCACACCCGGATCATCATCGTCCTGGATAATATTGACCGCCTACCCAGCGAGGAAATCGATGAATATTGGGCGATGGTGCGCTCTATTTTTTCGCGGTCCCACACGGACGGTAGCGGAACGAAGCATAGTCATATAACGGCTATCGTTCCCTACGATCGAAACCACATTGCTCCCGCAAAGGAGCAGAGCAACTCCTCCACCCTTCGTGCAAAGGAGCTTTTCGCGAAGACCTTCGACGAGGTACTAAACGTAGCACCACCCGTAATGTCCAACACCCGCGAATTCTTTGACCAAAAGGTCCGCCAGGCGCTCCCGCGGTTTGCCGACGAGGACGGCCTATTCCGGGTCTATCTCATCTTCAACTGGCTGATCGATAAGGAAGGAGGAAAGGCAACTCCCCGCCAGGTGATAGCCTTTATCAATGAAGTGAGCGGTCTCTTTGCGCTGCACAGCGGCCGTATCCCACTTCCAACAGCCGCTGCCTATCTTGCCGTTCGCGACAGACTGGAAGCGTCGCCTTCCCTTCTGGCGAAAGAGAAGATCGTCGACGACCAGCTCAGGTCGCTGGCCGCCGACGCCAGCCTGGATAAGCATCTGGCCTCAATTCTCTTCAACGTCGAGCCGGACTTGGCCTTCCAGCTTCTTCTCGACGCAGAACTGAGGAGTGCGATTGGCGAGAGCACGCCCGATCGTCTTATTGCACTTTCGAACTCTCCAGGTTTCGGTGTGCGCATAGACGAGGTGTTTGGGAACGGCGTCGCTGAGTGGAGGAGCGCAGGGAGATTGGCCACCGCGATCGGTAACATTTGCGACCTGCTCAATACCTACAACGGTGACGGCGCTGACCTTGTGCGACAGTCTGCCATCGAGGCGTTCCTAGCGACAGAGGCCATTAGTACATTTGAAGAAGTGCGGTTTCGGAAACTTATCCGCACGTCAGCAAAGGAAGAGCGAACGAAGATCATCGAGCACCTCCTCTCGACGATCGTGGCCAGAATTGGGCCGCCCGATAAGATCGATGATGTCACAGGCAGTCGGTTGGCAAGTCTTTTCTCAACGATCGCGGAGGAAGTCCATGCTCTGGACCCTACCATCGGACTCGAAGGGATTTGGAAAAGAGTCGCGCTTCCTGCAGATTTGCTGCTGATATTCGGCTTCGCGCTTGCTTCATGCACGCTCGAAGTCACTTTGGCAAAGCTTGCGAAGCCCACCCTCGACCTCTCGGCGGAAGCGGAGTTCCTGAAACAAGCTGCCATTGATCGGCCTGGGGATACCTTCTTGGTCCTGGGCGAGTTCAGAAAGGCTGGAATCCTCACCGATGACTGCCTACTCACGATCAGCACCAGACTTTCGACAGCCTTGATGGAGGAAAGTGAAGATAACGATCTATTTGCGTCGCAAGCCAAGCTGATGGGCAAAGCATGGGCACTAATGTCTTTGGCGGCCCGCAAGAAGAATGATCTTTCGGCGTTGCAAAAGGATGCGACATTCTACGAAAACATGCACGCCGCCTTCTCGAAAAGCCCGGAAAGCGAGGCTCTACCCTTTGCACTTCTCGTCTTAGAAGAGCCGTACATCGGCGGGAAACTCGGCATACCTGTTCGTATCGCGCCAAATGGGCAGGCGATTTCTGCTGCACAAGAGGAGTTTGCCTGGCTCACTGGTGTGCTCAACGGAGACACTCTTCTAGCTGACAAGCAGATAGACGTCTTCACGAATGAACTGAATTCGTACTCTCGCGTGCCACATTGGATATTTTACGGGCGCGACAATCCGAACAATAAGCTCGCTCCTGCGGTGACCCGCTCTGCGTTTGCGAATTCGAAGATCCCATGGATTGCTTCCGTAGACATCATACGGATCTACGCTTACCTGAAGACAATTCTTGAAGCCGAGATCGAGACAATTCTTCCTGGTCTTGGGCAACGCATAGCGGCAGGATCTTTGGATAAGTTGACAATTGACGGTCTGCCCCTCCAACTGTTGTCGGACACGGTCAAGTATGCACAAACTGAATGGAAAACGTTCCATGATCGCACCGCCGCGGTTCTGGATTCAGTATCAAAAGACGAGTGGCTCGGGCATTTCATCGCTGGTGACAATTACTTCCAGCTTCTCATCGCGAAGGTGCAATCCTCAGGCTATTGCCCGGATTCAACCGAGATCAGAGATAGCCTCTTACGTTTCGTACTTGGCGTGCTGGACGGCACCAATGCCCCGGCACAGGCGATATACGATCCGGTTTTGGATGCCTTCGACTCAAACTATCATCTCGAGTTCTTCAGGCTCGTCCGCGAAAAGGTAAGTGGTGTATCGGTCGAAACGATAACCACGGCCGCCCAAATCATGCCTAAGTTGATGGTGAGGGTTATCCAGTCGGGCGAAAAGCAAAAAGCTGAAAAAGAGAATCTTATACGCTTTATTCTCTGGCCTGCATTGGAAGGAGGAGTATTCACAATCATCGACGCCTTCCTCGAACTTCCGAGAAAGGTCGTGGCAGATTTTGTGCGCTCCTCCGACAAGAGTGTACAGGATACATTGGAACCTGCTTTGCGGGCCTTGTTGAAGCGCAGCGACTACCAATACGTCCGACGCGTGACCGAACATCTTCAGGGCAGAAGGTCGAAAACCCTTATCCAAACACTCTTTGGCCTGCCCGCTAAGGACGATGACGAATAG
- a CDS encoding PIN domain-containing protein: MASDIFLLDTTVLSHAEKKKPHPALAQWLAAQSSLAIPFAAFVEVETGIIERQRSNPKRAAELRTWLDGLLETQFIFPALTPEVAHVQAKMICCRQLTDLWYRDQCDTRKPGQDLSIAAVASVYGFPIASLDGDFERIGRYFPLPGVYNPAFDMWVVPRSDPREANLEHQLVVA, translated from the coding sequence ATGGCCAGTGACATTTTTTTGCTAGATACAACGGTGCTTAGTCACGCGGAGAAGAAGAAGCCGCACCCGGCTCTCGCCCAATGGCTGGCCGCACAATCATCTCTCGCAATTCCATTCGCAGCATTCGTCGAGGTGGAAACAGGGATTATCGAACGACAGCGATCAAATCCCAAAAGAGCTGCCGAGTTGCGAACTTGGCTGGACGGTCTGTTGGAAACACAGTTCATCTTTCCGGCGCTCACGCCCGAAGTTGCCCATGTGCAAGCCAAGATGATTTGCTGCAGGCAGTTGACCGATCTCTGGTACAGAGATCAATGCGACACTAGGAAGCCTGGGCAGGATCTTTCGATAGCCGCAGTGGCAAGTGTCTACGGGTTTCCGATAGCAAGCCTCGATGGCGACTTTGAGCGAATAGGCCGCTATTTCCCTCTTCCGGGCGTCTACAATCCGGCGTTCGACATGTGGGTAGTGCCCCGCAGTGACCCGCGCGAAGCAAACCTTGAGCACCAGTTAGTGGTTGCATAG
- a CDS encoding IS3 family transposase (programmed frameshift) → MTNHIPKIEVLSGPERRRRWSTAEKLAIVQETYEPDVTVSIVARRHGIQPNQLFAWRKLAAQGALTATASQEEVVPASEYRALQNQVKELQRLLGKKTMEGEILKEALEIASGFKKTPVALALVAEGWFAMTAVCETLGVARSNIAERVKQRPSRARGRPPLADQALLDEIKTIIDDMPTYGYRRVHAILRRKASSESRPWPNAKRVYRVMKVHGMLLQRHTGAIDTRRHDGRVAVEQSNLRWCSDGFEIGCDNKEKVRVAFALDCCDREAIAHVATTEGIKSEDVQDLVITAVENRFGLVNTLPKPIEWLTDNGSCFIAKDTRSLLVDIGMEPCSTPVRSPQSNGMAEAFVKTFKRDYVSVNPLPDAITVIAKLPSWFEHYNTLHPHKALGYCSPREFLNRQTET, encoded by the exons ATGACCAATCACATACCTAAGATAGAAGTGCTGTCCGGCCCTGAGCGCCGCCGCCGCTGGTCGACAGCGGAGAAGCTCGCGATAGTCCAGGAGACCTACGAGCCTGACGTCACGGTCAGCATCGTTGCGCGACGGCATGGGATTCAGCCGAACCAGTTGTTCGCCTGGCGCAAACTTGCGGCGCAGGGTGCACTGACGGCCACTGCATCGCAGGAAGAGGTCGTCCCAGCATCCGAATACAGAGCGCTTCAGAACCAGGTGAAAGAGCTGCAGCGCCTCCTCGGCAAGAAGACGATGGAAGGCGAAATCCTCAAAGAAGCGCTTGAGATAGCATCAGGGT TCAAAAAAACACCTGTTGCGCTCGCTCTCGTTGCCGAAGGATGGTTCGCGATGACGGCGGTGTGCGAGACCCTTGGTGTCGCCCGATCCAACATTGCGGAACGTGTGAAGCAACGTCCTTCCAGAGCCAGAGGGCGGCCGCCGCTCGCCGATCAGGCACTGCTGGATGAGATCAAGACGATCATCGACGACATGCCGACCTACGGATATCGCCGGGTTCACGCGATCCTGCGCCGTAAAGCCAGCAGCGAAAGCCGTCCATGGCCGAATGCCAAGCGCGTCTATCGGGTGATGAAGGTTCACGGCATGCTCCTTCAGCGCCACACCGGTGCAATCGACACCCGTCGCCACGATGGCCGTGTTGCTGTCGAGCAGTCGAATTTACGCTGGTGTTCAGACGGCTTCGAAATCGGCTGCGACAATAAAGAGAAGGTGCGCGTTGCCTTCGCTCTCGATTGCTGTGATCGCGAGGCCATTGCCCATGTAGCGACAACCGAGGGCATCAAGAGCGAGGACGTCCAGGACCTTGTCATCACGGCTGTTGAGAACCGCTTCGGTCTCGTCAACACCCTTCCAAAGCCAATCGAATGGTTGACCGACAACGGCTCCTGCTTCATCGCAAAGGATACCAGGTCGCTGCTCGTCGATATCGGCATGGAGCCATGTTCAACGCCTGTTCGCAGCCCCCAGTCCAACGGGATGGCCGAAGCCTTCGTCAAAACCTTCAAGCGCGATTACGTCTCGGTCAACCCCTTGCCGGACGCCATAACCGTCATCGCGAAACTGCCCTCATGGTTCGAACACTACAACACCCTTCACCCGCATAAGGCATTGGGGTATTGCTCGCCTCGTGAGTTCTTAAACCGTCAAACAGAAACCTGA
- a CDS encoding DUF2442 domain-containing protein — MGEVVFEDRHYREATARGEVERVRAPIPASARFDEASGRIVVEFTNGAAFMVPARSMQGLENATVAQLAEVELLGQTGLHWESLDVDFTIAGLMNGIFGTAKFMDMQRRGGQSRSPAKVEASRANGAKGGRPRKNG; from the coding sequence ATGGGTGAAGTTGTCTTTGAAGATCGTCACTACCGAGAAGCTACCGCGAGGGGAGAGGTAGAACGCGTCCGCGCACCCATCCCAGCATCGGCCCGTTTCGATGAGGCATCCGGCCGCATTGTCGTGGAATTTACCAACGGCGCTGCGTTCATGGTGCCTGCCCGATCGATGCAGGGACTGGAGAATGCAACCGTTGCGCAGTTGGCCGAGGTGGAGCTTCTCGGCCAGACCGGTCTGCATTGGGAAAGCCTGGACGTGGATTTTACCATCGCTGGGTTGATGAACGGCATATTCGGTACGGCAAAGTTCATGGATATGCAGCGCCGAGGCGGTCAATCCCGTTCACCGGCAAAGGTGGAGGCAAGCCGTGCCAACGGTGCCAAGGGCGGACGCCCTCGGAAGAACGGCTAG
- a CDS encoding DUF4160 domain-containing protein, producing MVTVLREAGMRFVIFTDDHEPAHTHVYGDGEARINILDLAVISNRGLRKRDLSAALAIVQANKRLFIEKWESIHG from the coding sequence ATGGTCACCGTTCTCCGCGAAGCAGGAATGCGATTTGTCATTTTCACGGATGACCACGAACCGGCGCACACCCATGTCTATGGAGATGGGGAAGCCCGTATCAATATCCTCGATCTTGCGGTGATATCAAACCGGGGATTGAGGAAGCGGGATTTGAGCGCGGCCCTTGCCATTGTTCAGGCGAACAAGCGCCTGTTCATCGAAAAATGGGAGAGCATCCATGGGTGA